In one window of Hevea brasiliensis isolate MT/VB/25A 57/8 chromosome 10, ASM3005281v1, whole genome shotgun sequence DNA:
- the LOC110641515 gene encoding U-box domain-containing protein 13, with amino-acid sequence MGQEEAEEDTSTVSSGRDEEEEAWNLRKQTLILQLSDSLINGDLQTQIQAARDIRKLVRKSSAKTRSKFAAAGVIQPLVFMLLSSNLDARQASLLALLNLAVRNQRNKVKIVTAGAIPPLVELLKFQNSSLRELAAAAILTLSAAEPNKPTIAASGAAPLLVQILNSGTVQGKVDAVTALHNLSSCTKNSLPIVDAKAVSPLIKLLKECKKYSKFAEKATALLELVSNSEEGRIAITDTDGGILTLVETVEDGSLVSMEHAVGTLLSLCQSNRDKYRELILKEGAIPGLLRLTVEGTSEAQEKARMLLALLRDTPEEKKLASSVLKRIVYDSAAQDDGSDKAAETAKRLLQDMVHRSMELSLDRIQHSAACFTPSEISTI; translated from the exons atgggacAGGAGGAGGCGGAGGAGGATACATCAACAGTTTCCAGTGGAAGAGACGAAGAAGAAGAGGCATGGAACCTCAGGAAGCAAACCCTAATCCTCCAACTTTCAGATAGCCTCATCAACGGAGATCTCCAAACCCAAATTCAAGCTGCCAGGGATATTAGAAAGCTCGTCAGAAAATCTTCCGCTAAGACTCGCTCCAAATTCGCCGCTGCAGGTGTCATTCAGCCCCTCGTTTTCATGCTTCTCTCTTCTAACCTCGACGCCCGTCAAGCCTCTCTTCTCGCTCTCCTCAATCTCGCCGTTAGAAATCAACG AAACAAGGTCAAGATAGTGACAGCTGGTGCCATTCCCCCACTTGTGGAGTTGCTCAAGTTCCAGAATAGTAGTTTAAGGGAGTTAGCCGCTGCTGCAATTTTAACGTTATCAGCTGCTGAACCTAACAAGCCAACCATTGCAGCTTCAGGAGCTGCACCTCTTCTGGTTCAGATTCTGAACTCTGGCACTGTTCAAGGAAAAGTTGATGCTGTGACAGCTTTACACAACCTCTCATCCTGCACTAAGAATTCTCTTCCAATTGTGGATGCTAAAGCAGTTTCCCCTCTCATTAAACTCCTTAAAGAATGCAAGAAATATTCAAAGTTTGCTGAGAAAGCAACAGCTCTACTTGAACTTGTTTCCAACTCTGAAGAAGGGCGAATTGCAATCACTGACACAGATGGTGGGATTTTAACTCTAGTGGAGACAGTTGAAGATGGATCACTTGTTAGCATGGAACATGCAGTTGGAACTTTGCTCTCTTTGTGCCAGAGCAACCGAGATAAGTACAGGGAACTCATTCTTAAAGAAGGCGCAATTCCAGGGCTTCTGCGACTAACTGTGGAGGGAACCTCTGAAGCTCAAGAAAAAGCTCGAATGCTCTTAGCCTTGCTCAGAGATACCCCCGAGGAAAAGAAATTAGCATCCTCAGTATTGAAGAGAATTGTTTATGACAGTGCTGCACAAGATGATGGCTCTGATAAAGCAGCTGAAACTGCCAAGAGGCTGCTACAGGACATGGTTCATAGAAGTATGGAGCTCAGCCTTGACCGAATCCAGCATAGCGCTGCATGTTTTACACCTTCTGAAATTTCAACCATATGA